The Triticum aestivum cultivar Chinese Spring chromosome 7B, IWGSC CS RefSeq v2.1, whole genome shotgun sequence genome window below encodes:
- the LOC123155905 gene encoding disease resistance RPP13-like protein 4, which yields MAMVLDAFASYLVDMLTQAAADEVKTMLGVSGEIDKMGDKLRDLKNFLVDADRRNITEETVQEWVGQLKRAMYEAADILDLCQLKAMKRGSSSVDAGCFNPLLFCMRNPFHAREIGTRIKALNQRLDDIKERSAAFKFIDLGSDGDHSNNTHASRHGNPSRETVGDFDRSAIVGDKIEEDTRALVAQIMQTKKDVNDGIKVVAIVGVGGIGKTTLAQKVFNDEAIQGEFSKKIWLSVNQNFGDVDLLRRAIIEAGGDAQPHESSKTSLHETLKNTLIDQKTFLVMDDVWNHRAWDDVLKLPLLNAAASGSRVLVTTRDEVVARGVKAIWPYHHVDTLAPEDAWSLLKKQVRSSEIDEDHINKLKDIGLKIIQKCGCLPIAVKVMGGLLRERGGLRRGWQQVLDDSKWSRTKMPDELNHTVYLSYEYMPSYLKQCFLYYSLLPKSRIFTMNEVVAMWISEGFIHGNSNDLEESGENYYKELVSRNLIEPDKSYVDIWVCSMHDVVRSFAQYMTKDEALVTQDGDKNILAKLGSQKFLRLSIETNRSQSGELDWKSLQAQQSVRTLISTIQIKMKPGDSLVNFSSLRTLHIESTNMVVLVESLHQLKHLRYLTLVNAGMSVLPGNIVKMKLLQFLDIARCTKLVNLPDNIVKLGQLWILALPKASMVPRGFGGLTNMRRLRMFRAHMDVDWCSLDELGPLSQLRFLALVELENVSAASFASNARLGEKTHLIKLFLCCTSKLGDDGLVKEKEDVSEEEQQRIEKVHDKLCPPPGVELLQIKGYFGRQLPRWMMSTSMVSLNNLKTLFFDDLACCTQLPNGLCQLPNLQFLQVSRAPCIKHVGTGFLEAPAASFARLNEMKLFAMVEWAEWDWEEQVQAMRRLEKLVLMNCKLRHVPPGLASSARSLKILGLQYVKHLSYIESFPSVVELLVNRCPDLERITNLPNLQKLSIMYCPKLKVLERIASLERLVLEDYNMEKLPEYMRNIKPKHLQLFCRLWLLSVVATGQSGTEWDKFGQVEHVKAYAGDGDSQRKWYVLYTRGDNCKLDSNISSSTVFEETLSSSMVDAQGFDALYKMRRSTFSYICSLVRIPFFEGMMARDHTFVDGRLLSLQDGVAVALRVLNSGDSPLTVGSSLGVNESTVSLVTQLFVQAMCQRAMHHLGWPGSAKMEKIKNKFHKIHGLPNCCGVVHTTHIPFGSENHDHGVLLQAMFYPDLRFANTWRGASGSMNQLSLLHDSSLFKSCQEGTVLNGRKLNLSDGLDVGEYIIGDAGYPLLPWLLTPYRLEDKDLLFADFPPYQAEFNRRHSAALDITLSALRRWKDTWKILHRGVGSCPPSQTICACCILHNIVIDMQEEEEEEEEEEVRRLADEDAVRMRDILSRHLMESGGHTMAVAEADQQAAAVASGSGDGNNEQGACRRQRADRGKEKVHA from the exons ATGGCGATGGTGCTGGATGCATTTGCGTCCTACCTGGTGGACATGCTAACGCAGGCAGCAGCAGATGAGGTGAAGACGATGTTGGGTGTCTCCGGCGAGATCGACAAGATGGGAGACAAGCTTCGGGACCTCAAGAACTTCCTCGTCGATGCCGATAGGAGGAACATCACAGAGGAGACTGTTCAAGAGTGGGTGGGGCAGCTCAAGCGTGCCATGTATGAAGCTGCTGACATCCTTGACCTCTGCCAGCTCAAGGCCATGAAGCGTGGATCATCCTCAGTAGATGCAGGGTGTTTCAATCCCTTGCTCTTCTGCATGAGGAACCCCTTTCATGCCCGTGAGATCGGCACCCGCATCAAGGCACTCAATCAGAGGCTTGATGACATCAAGGAACGCAGCGCTGCTTTTAAATTCATTGATCTTGGGTCCGATGGGGATCATAGCAACAATACCCATGCCTCTCGCCATGGTAATCCAAGCCGGGAGACGGTAGGAGACTTTGACCGGTCTGCTATTGTTGGAGACAAGATTGAAGAAGACACGAGAGCATTGGTGGCCCAGATCATGCAGACGAAAAAGGATGTCAATGATGGCATCAAGGTGGTCGCTATCGTAGGTGTTGGTGGGATCGGCAAGACCACCCTCGCCCAGAAGGTCTTCAATGATGAGGCAATCCAAGGTGAATTCAGCAAAAAGATATGGTTGAGCGTTAACCAAAACTTCGGTGATGTTGATTTGCTGAGAAGGGCCATCATCGAAGCCGGAGGAGATGCCCAACCACATGAAAGTTCAAAGACCAGCCTTCACGAAACCCTCAAGAACACATTGATTGACCAAAAGACCTTTCTGGTAATGGATGATGTATGGAACCATAGAGCATGGGATGACGTGCTGAAATTACCCTTACTCAATGCTGCTGCATCAGGCAGCCGAGTCCTCGTCACTACTAGAGATGAAGTTGTTGCCAGAGGGGTGAAAGCTATCTGGCCGTACCACCATGTCGACACATTAGCGCCTGAAGATGCCTGGTCATTGCTCAAGAAACAG GTGCGCTCAAGTGAGATAGATGAAGACCACATCAATAAGCTAAAGGATATCGGACTGAAAATTATACAGAAATGTGGTTGTTTACCAATTGCTGTTAAAGTAATGGGAGGACTCTTGCGTGAAAGAGGGGGGCTACGTCGTGGCTGGCAGCAGGTTTTGGATGACTCTAAATGGTCAAGAACTAAAATGCCCGATGAGCTCAACCACACAGTATACTTAAGCTATGAATATATGCCTTCTTACCTGAAGCAGTGCTTTCTGTACTACTCTCTTCTTCCTAAAAGTAGAATTTTTACTATGAATGAAGTTGTTGCAATGTGGATTAGTGAAGGATTTATTCATGGAAATTCTAATGATTTAGAAGAATCGGGAGAAAATTACTACAAGGAGTTGGTATCTAGGAACCTGATAGAGCCAGATAAATCTTATGTTGATATATGGGTTTGCAGTATGCATGATGTTGTCCGCTCGTTTGCTCAGTATATGACTAAAGATGAAGCACTTGTAACTCAAGACGGAGACAAAAATATTCTTGCTAAACTTGGTTCACAAAAGTTTCTTCGGTTATCCATAGAAACTAACCGATCACAATCAGGTGAACTTGATTGGAAATCTCTACAAGCACAACAATCAGTGAGAACATTGATCTCAACTATCCAGATTAAGATGAAGCCTGGTGATTCCTTGGTTAATTTTTCTAGTTTGCGGACTCTGCATATTGAATCTACAAATATGGTTGTATTGGTTGAATCATTGCATCAGCTCAAGCACCTGAGGTATCTAACACTAGTAAATGCTGGTATGTCTGTACTTCCGGGAAACATTGTCAAGATGAAACTATTGCAATTCCTTGACATTGCTAGATGTACAAAATTGGTGAATCTTCCTGACAATATCGTGAAGCTTGGCCAGCTGTGGATACTTGCACTTCCCAAAGCAAGTATGGTTCCTAGAGGGTTCGGTGGTCTGACAAATATGAGGAGACTACGTATGTTTCGAGCCCATATGGATGTTGATTGGTGCAGTTTGGATGAGTTGGGGCCTCTTTCCCAGCTCAGATTTCTTGCATTAGTTGAATTAGAGAATGTATCTGCTGCCTCGTTTGCTTCTAATGCTAGGCTCGGCGAGAAGACACATCTTATCAAGCTATTCCTGTGCTGCACAAGTAAACTGGGAGATGATGGGTTGGTCAAAGAGAAGGAAGATGTCTCCGAGGAAGAGCAGCAACGAATTGAGAAGGTTCACGATAAGCTCTGCCCTCCACCTGGTGTAGAACTTCTTCAAATCAAGGGGTATTTTGGCCGGCAACTCCCGAGATGgatgatgtccacatcaatggtgTCTCTCAACAACTTGAAGACTTTATTTTTTGATGACCTGGCTTGTTGCACACAACTTCCGAATGGGTTGTGCCAGCTCCCTAATCTGCAGTTCCTACAGGTCTCTCGTGCTCCATGCATCAAACATGTCGGGACTGGATTCTTGGAGGCGCCAGCAGCTTCATTTGCAAGGTTAAATGAAATGAAATTGTTCGCCATGGTGGAATGGGCGGAGTGGGACTGGGAGGAACAAGTACAAGCCATGCGCCGTTTGGAGAAACTCGTGCTCATGAATTGCAAACTGAGGCACGTTCCTCCAGGCCTTGCCTCCAGTGCAAGATCTTTGAAAATATTAGGTCTACAATATGTCAAGCACCTTAGCTACATTGAGAGCTTTCCTTCTGTTGTTGAGCTTCTAGTGAATCGATGCCCTGACCTGGAGAGGATCACCAATCTCCCCAATCTGCAGAAGCTTTCCATCATGTACTGCCCAAAGTTGAAGGTGCTGGAGCGTATCGCTTCTCTTGAGAGGCTGGTCCTGGAGGATTACAACATGGAAAAACTCCCAGAATACATGCGAAACATAAAGCCAAAGCATTTGCAGTTATTCTGCAGGCTATGGTTGCTCTCTGTGGTTGCCACGGGACAATCTGGCACTGAGTGGGACAAGTTCGGCCAAGTGGAGCATGTCAAGGCATATGCAGGTGATGGAGACAGCCAAAGAAAATGGTATGTTTTGTACACGAGAGGAGACAACTGCAAGTTGGATTCAAATATTAGCAGCTCTACCGTATTTGAAG aaaccttatcatcttctatgGTGGATGCGCAAGGATTTGACGCTCTGTATAAAATGAGAAGAAGTACCTTTAGTTACATCTGCAGCTTGGTGAGGATCCCATTTTTCGAAGGTATGATGGCACGGGATCACACCTTTGTTGATGGAAGATTGTTGTCTTTACAAGATGGAGTAGCTGTCGCTCTGAGGGTACTGAACTCTGGTGACTCTCCGCTTACCGTAGGATCCTCTCTTGGTGTGAATGAGTCAACTGTCTCGTTGGTAACTCAGCTGTTTGTTCAGGCTATGTGCCAGCGAGCAATGCACCACTTGGGCTGGCCAGGCTCTGCCAAAATGGAGAAGATCAAGAACAAGTTTCACAAGATCCATGGCCTGCCAAACTGTTGCGGTGTTGTACATACAACTCACATCCCGTTTGGATCAGAAAACCATGACCATGGTGTGCTATTGCAAGCCATGTTTTATCCAGATCTGAGGTTCGCAAACACTTGGCGGGGGGCGTCAGGTAGCATGAACCAGTTGAGCCTTTTGCATGATTCTTCGCTCTTCAAGTCCTGCCAGGAGGGTACTGTGCTGAATGGCAGGAAGCTGAATTTATCAGATGGCTTGGATGTTGGGGAATATATAATTGGTGATGCAGGATACCCTCTTCTCCCCTGGCTTCTCACACCTTACCGCCTGGAAGACAAGGACCTCCTTTTTGCAGATTTCCCTCCTTATCAAGCCGAGTTCAACAGAAGACACTCTGCAGCATTAGACATCACCCTCTCTGCGCTGAGGAGGTGGAAAGACACTTGGAAGATCCTGCACAGAGGGGTTGGTTCATGTCCACCTTCTCAAACAATCTGTGCGTGCTGCATATTGCATAATATAGTGATAGacatgcaggaggaggaggaggaggaggaggaggaggaggtgcgccggTTAGCAGACGAGGATGCGGTCAGGATGAGGGATATACTGTCCCGGCACTTGATGGAATCTGGAG GCCACACAATGGCTGTTGCAGAGGCGGACCAACAAGCAGCAGCAGTTGCATCTGGTTCGGGAGATGGAAACAATGAGCAAGGAGCATGCCGAcgacaaagagcagatcgagggaAGGAGAAAGTGCATGCATGA
- the LOC123155903 gene encoding putative disease resistance protein RGA1, whose protein sequence is MAEVALAVAGVRAGLQLVVSPILKKLLADPARCLGVDMVSELHELETNIMPQFTLLVEAANKSPHRAMLNNWIQQLKDAFCKAEDLLDEHEYNILKREAEKGKDSLIEHASSSGTIMKHVHTVSSRLSNLRPKNKKLLDQLKELKLILAKAKGLRELLCLPAGASTMPAAVIRVATSIAPPKVIGRDKDRDDIIGLLTKLIAAESDTSRFSGLAIVGLGGMGKSTLAQYVYNDERVKEHFQVRMWVCISRKLDVIGHTRLIIESAKGGQCPPVDNLDTLQCILRDTLKKSERFLLVLDDVWFEKNSNEDWEQLLAPLVSRHTGSKVLVTSRSETLPAALYCKEIIILKEMKNTDILALLKEHAFSGAAIGDQRLHEQLETIAEKLAKRLGRSPLAAKTVGSQLSRKKDKAAWEDALRIDNLSDPSRALLWSYENLDPSLQRCFLYCSLYPKGNSFIMEELVRMWVGEGLFDSCNVNKRIEDIGRDCFDEMLSVSFFQPVYNDGIIMDWYVMHDLVHDLAESLSKEVCFRLEDDKMATIPQTVRHLSVRVKSLKQHQRLICRLHHLRTFVCLEPVTDDARDIFQQVVQNLKKLRVLILEFYNSSNLPESVGELKHLRYLNLTRTSISKLPGSLCALYHLQYLQFSPQVETFPEKIFSLSKLRNLEGRGQIPYIGKLISLHNLDQFCVKKQRGYELRQLKDMNNLGGSLSVSNLENVAGKDQALEAKLHQKNHLERLHLEWSEENDMTAPDSLHLETLEGLVPPPQIRGLTIKGYRYAKYPGWLLRDSYFQNLESFALVNCSALEILPSNAALFGNCSSLHLKNVPYLKTLPSLPASLEELVIKKCILLMFISSDELKQYDERENTMMTDSLKSRLSSTWEVDSGSNIKDILLSEHSSLKRLMKLMDVDISHLQTIESTLKREGSEALVKEDIINAWICCHVERIRLICKRNISLQLVPPSGLCRLHLYSCVVADEALAVCLVGLTALRILSLKEIMTLTTLPSQDVLQQLTKLDELFINSCWCLRSLGGLRAVSALSIFSLCSCPSVELTHESDFLPFSLGMLNIRHCVVAADFLSIDLPHLKYLDMSHCRSSSSLSIGHLTSLRTLSLENLQDLCFLEGLSSLQLFGAEFVHVPNLSMKCISQLRVQEYLFVSSPVMLNHMLSVEGIKAPRYLRLIGCKESFSFEESVDFSSVINLSFMDCEISSLPGNLKSFSCLSELRIHRCPNISSLPDLPSSVHGIYVRDSELLKKSCQSPHGESWPKIEHICIKDFL, encoded by the coding sequence ATGGCGGAAGTGGCATTGGCTGTGGCTGGTGTACGGGCTGGCTTACAGTTGGTGGTATCACCGATCTTGAAGAAGCTGCTAGCTGACCCCGCAAGGTGTCTTGGTGTGGACATGGTGAGTGAGCTCCATGAACTGGAGACCAACATCATGCCACAGTTCACTCTACTGGTTGAAGCAGCTAACAAGAGCCCTCACAGGGCAATGTTGAACAACTGGATCCAGCAGCTCAAAGACGCATTCTGTAAAGCTGAGGACCTGCTAGATGAGCATGAGTACAACATCCTCAAGCGCGAAGCAGAGAAGGGGAAGGATTCTTTGATAGAACATGCATCTTCTAGTGGTACTATTATGAAGCATGTGCATACTGTGTCGAGCAGGCTGTCCAATCTGCGCCCAAAGAACAAAAAGCTACTCGACCAGTTGAAGGAACTGAAGCTCATCCTTGCGAAAGCCAAGGGCCTCCGTGAACTACTTTGCTTACCTGCTGGGGCCTCCACAATGCCAGCAGCTGTTATTCGAGTGGCCACATCAATAGCACCTCCGAAAGTGATTGGTCGTGACAAGGACCGCGATGATATTATAGGTCTTCTTACCAAGCTGATTGCTGCTGAGTCTGATACAAGTAGGTTTTCTGGTCTAGCCATTGTTGGACTTGGAGGCATGGGAAAATCCACCTTGGCGCAATATGTTTACAATGACGAGAGGGTAAAAGAACATTTTCAGGTCAGGATGTGGGTTTGCATCTCGCGCAAACTTGATGTTATTGGCCATACACGGTTGATTATTGAATCAGCAAAAGGAGGGCAGTGCCCACCTGTTGATAATCTTGATACTCTCCAATGCATATTAAGGGACACCCTGAAAAAATCAGAGAGATTCCTGCTTGTGTTGGATGATGTCTGGTTTGAAAAAAACAGCAATGAGGACTGGGAGCAACTACTGGCTCCTCTAGTTTCTCGACACACAGGAAGCAAAGTTTTGGTAACTTCTCGATCCGAGACACTTCCAGCTGCTCTTTACTGTAAGGAAATTATTATTTTGAAAGAAATGAAAAACACTGATATCTTAGCACTCTTGAAGGAACATGCCTTTTCTGGTGCAGCAATTGGAGACCAGAGGTTGCATGAGCAGCTAGAAACGATTGCAGAGAAGCTTGCTAAAAGACTTGGAAGATCTCCTCTGGCAGCAAAAACTGTGGGTTCACAACTAAGCAGGAAAAAGGATAAGGCAGCATGGGAAGATGCTCTAAGGATTGACAACTTAAGTGATCCCAGTAGAGCACTTTTGTGGAGTTACGAGAATTTAGATCCAAGTCTGCAGAGGTGTTTCCTATATTGCAGTTTATATCCAAAAGGCAACAGCTTTATCATGGAGGAGTTGGTTCGCATGTGGGTAGGAGAGGGACTTTTTGATTCGTGCAATGTGAACAAAAGAATTGAAGATATTGGGAGGGACTGCTTTGATGAGATGCTCTCAGTTTCATTCTTTCAACCAGTTTACAATGATGGTATAATTATGGACTGGTATGTTATGCATGATCTCGTTCATGATTTGGCAGAGTCATTGTCTAAAGAAGTCTGCTTCAGATTAGAAGATGATAAGATGGCAACAATACCACAAACTGTTCGACATCTGTCTGTTCGTGTTAAGAGTTTGAAGCAACATCAGCGTTTGATCTGCAGGCTACATCATTTACGTACCTTTGTCTGCCTTGAGCCAGTTACAGATGATGCAAGAGACATTTTCCAGCAGGTGGTGCAGAATTTGAAGAAGTTGCGTGTACTTATTCTGGAGTTCTATAACAGCAGCAACCTGCCTGAATCTGTTGGTGAATTGAAGCACCTTCGGTACTTGAACCTCACAAGAACTTCAATCTCCAAATTGCCAGGATCATTGTGTGCTCTTTACCACTTGCAATACCTTCAGTTCAGTCCCCAGGTTGAAACTTTTCCTGAAAAAATATTCAGTTTAAGTAAGTTGAGAAATCTTGAAGGGCGTGGCCAAATCCCTTACATAGGCAAGTTAATTTCACTCCACAATCTCGATCAATTTTGCGTGAAAAAACAGAGGGGCTACGAGCTGCGACAACTGAAAGACATGAACAACCTTGGTGGCAGTTTAAGTGTCTCAAATCTTGAGAATGTTGCTGGGAAGGATCAAGCTTTAGAAGCAAAGCTACATCAGAAAAATCATCTCGAGAGATTGCACCTTGAATGGAGTGAAGAAAATGACATGACTGCACCTGATAGTTTACATTTGGAAACCCTGGAAGGTCTGGTGCCACCACCGCAAATAAGGGGCCTTACTATCAAAGGTTACCGATATGCAAAATACCCAGGCTGGTTACTCAGGGATTCTTATTTCCAGAATTTGGAATCATTTGCACTTGTTAATTGCAGTGCCTTAGAAATCCTACCATCAAATGCCGCTCTCTTTGGGAATTGCTCCTCACTTCACCTCAAGAATGTCCCATACTTGAAGACATTACCTTCTCTTCCAGCTAGCCTTGAAGAGTTAGTGATTAAGAAGTGCATATTGCTTATGTTTATTTCCAGCGATGAGCTAAAACAATATGACGAAAGGGAGAACACCATGATGACAGACAGCCTGAAGTCACGTCTTTCTTCCACATGGGAGGTGGATTCGGGATCAAACATCAAGGACATACTGTTGTCAGAACATTCATCTCTGAAGCGCTTGATGAAATTGATGGATGTTGATATTTCTCATCTTCAAACCATTGAAAGTACTCTAAAAAGAGAGGGGAGTGAAGCATTGGTGAAAGAGGATATCATCAATGCATGGATATGTTGCCATGTGGAGAGGATAAGACTCATATGTAAAAGGAACATCAGCCTACAACTGGTTCCACCATCAGGGCTTTGTCGGCTTCACCTTTATTCATGTGTCGTTGCAGATGAAGCATTAGCGGTTTGCCTTGTTGGTCTCACTGCATTGAGAATATTGTCACTAAAAGAGATTATGACTTTGACTACACTTCCGTCACAGGATGTTCTCCAACAGTTGACAAAGCTTGATGAATTGTTCATCAACTCGTGCTGGTGCCTTAGATCATTAGGGGGGCTGCGAGCTGTTTCCGCTCTTTCAATATTTTCTTTATGTAGCTGCCCTTCTGTAGAGTTGACACATGAATCAGATTTTTTGCCATTTTCCCTTGGGATGCTCAACATACGACACTGTGTGGTCGCAGCTGATTTCCTCAGTATTGACTTGCCACACCTGAAATATCTTGACATGAGTCACTGCAGAAGCTCTTCATCATTGTCGATTGGTCATTTAACCTCCCTCAGAACATTGTCACTAGAAAATCTACAGGACTTGTGCTTTCTTGAAGGGTTGTCTTCGCTGCAACTTTTCGGTGCAGAATTTGTGCATGTCCCGAACCTCAGTATGAAGTGCATCTCACAGCTGCGAGTCCAGGAGTACCTATTTGTTAGCAGCCCCGTAATGCTCAACCACATGCTCTCTGTTGAAGGTATTAAAGCTCCAAGATATTTGCGTCTTATAGGATGCAAGGAGTCCTTTTCATTTGAGGAGTCAGTAGATTTCTCATCTGTCATCAACCTGTCATTTATGGATTGTGAAATCAGTTCATTGCCAGGAAATCTGAAGTCCTTTTCATGCCTGTCGGAGCTGCGAATTCATAGATGCCCCAATATATCATCTTTACCTGATTTGCCATCTTCCGTCCACGGAATATACGTGCGGGATTCTGAACTCTTGAAGAAGAGCTGCCAATCACCTCATGGGGAAAGCTGGCCAAAGATTGAGCATATCTGCATAAAAGATTTTCTCTAG